The proteins below are encoded in one region of Juglans microcarpa x Juglans regia isolate MS1-56 chromosome 4D, Jm3101_v1.0, whole genome shotgun sequence:
- the LOC121259010 gene encoding LOW QUALITY PROTEIN: ornithine transcarbamylase, chloroplastic (The sequence of the model RefSeq protein was modified relative to this genomic sequence to represent the inferred CDS: inserted 1 base in 1 codon), with protein MAAISCNCSPIASDKVLHSSSLSFSSGLNHLRPPRLPGNKFSGISVSSQACFPALRLRVSCQTSSATSPPASAANVPAKSKLKDFLHISDFDKATILKILERAVEVKALLKSGERTYLPFKGKTMAMIFAKPSMRTRVSFESGFFLLGGLAIYLGPDDIQMGKREETRDVARVLSRYNDIIMARVFAHQDILDLAKHASVPVVNGLTDYNHPCQIMADVLTIIEHIGQLEGTKVVYVGDGNNIVHSWLLMASVXPFHFVCVCPKGFEPDEKTVEKARQAGISKIEITNDPKEAVRGADVVYSDVWASMGQKEEAAHRRKVFQGFQVDGNLMKLAGSKAYFMHCLPAERGVEVTDEVIEAPNSIVFPQAENRMHAQNAIMLHLLGY; from the exons ATGGCGGCGATTTCTTGTAACTGTTCTCCGATCGCCTCGGACAAGGTTTTACACTCCTCCTCACTCTCCTTTTCCTCCGGTCTCAATCACCTACGACCTCCGAGACTCCCCGGAAACAAGTTTTCTGGTATTTCCGTGTCTTCTCAAGCGTGCTTTCCAGCTCTTCGGCTACGGGTCTCATGCCAGACCTCCTCTGCCACTTCGCCACCTGCATCCGCCGCCAATGTCCCAG CAAAATCAAAGCTGAAAGATTTTCTGCACATTAGTGATTTTGACAAAGCTACTATTTTGAAGATCTTAGAACGGGCTGTAGAAGTCAAGGCATTGCTAAAATCAGGAGAGAGAACATATCTCCCGTTCAAGGGGAAGACAATGGCTATGATCTTTGCAAAGCCATCAATGAGAACCCGGGTTTCTTTCGAGTCTGGTTTTTTCTTGCTTGGAGGCCTTGCTATATATTTGGGACCTGATGATATTCAGATGGGTAAGCGAGAAGAAACTCGTGATGTTGCACGTGTTTTGTCTCGCTATAATGACATTATTATGGCACGTGTCTTTGCTCATCAG GACATTCTTGATCTTGCTAAACATGCAAGTGTTCCTGTCGTTAATGGCCTCACAGACTACAATCATCCCTGCCAAATAATGGCTGATGTCCTCACTATAATTGAACACATCGGTCAATTGGAAGGAACCAAG GTCGTCTATGTAGGAGATGGAAATAACATTGTGCACTCTTGGCTGTTGATGGCATCGG ATCCCTTCCATTTTGTTTGTGTCTGCCCTAAAGGTTTTGAACCAGATGAGAAAACAGTTGAGAAGGCACGGCAGGCTGGAATCAGCAAGATAGAAATAACAAATGACCCAAAGGAAGCTGTTAGAGGGGCTGATGTTGTTTACTCAGATGTATGGGCCAGCATGGGGCAAAAGGAGGAGGCTGCTCATCGACGTAAAGTGTTCCAAGGCTTTCAG GTGGATGGAAATCTAATGAAGTTAGCAGGCTCGAAAGCATACTTCATGCATTGTTTGCCAGCAGAAAGAGGAGTAGAGGTGACTGATGAGGTTATTGAAGCTCCAAATTCCATTGTCTTCCCACAGGCTGAAAATCGCATGCATGCACAGAACGCTATAATGCTTCATCTGCTCGGCTACTAG